ttttactatcTTCATTTCCcttgcattttattataaaattaatgcatacattctactaatttttttattaactttATGTTATATTTCTTAAACAAAGTGCGTGCCAGACTCAATTTGGAAGATATATAGTATAGCTTGGAATAATCTAAAGTTCAGAATCAATGAGTTGTTGCATAATGATCAAAGACTTTTCTTGGAACAGAGGAAGAAACAGAGGAAGATATGTAGTACTAGTATAGTTTGGAATAATATTACTCCATTAAAGTATATCAAAAATTGGGGGAAAAAAAGATGACTAGAAAGAAAAGTCGAAATCTTGGAAACCCTCCTCCTGCATAAGAGCCTCTTCCAACAAGAGCTGAGATTGATCCATCAACTCTGGGCTCAATCTGAACATCAAAACACAAAACTCCATCTGATTCAGAGCGCCATCTCCGTCGAAATCCCCTTCCTTGAGCATGCTGTAAAGATCCTCATCCGACAATTCCTGCAGCCCCAAAAAGGCAGAATTCTTCTTCAAGCTGTCGAATGTGATGACCCCCTTTTCGGAGTCCATCAATAACCGGAAACCGTTGCACAATTCCCCAAGCAATCCGTCGCCGCCTAGCTTCTCCGCCATCAGAGGCAAGAAATCGTGGAAATTAGGTTGATCGATCGACGCCATTGAgatcaaattcaattaattgGAATGAAGATCTGCGATGAGGAAGGAGTTAATATATGATGAGAGAAGGGGGACGAATTGAATGTGAAAGACATGGTAAATGAGGGTTTCGTAGAAGGAGAATGGGGAGACACAGACAGAGACAGCTAATTTACAGAGAGGTTGTTGAAGAAAAGGTCAATTCAAATAGATAATACTCCAGATTGCAATTGCGTATGTGCTTACACCATTACCAATTCTAGTCTATTTGGAAATTTCTGGGAAGCAAAGGGGCTGCGCTTTGAGTTTGTGTGTCCCCACGCGGAAAGAGGGCGGCGATCTACTCTATTTAATACTGATTGTCTATCTCCGTCATTTGGAGTATGCGAGCGGCATCCgttctaaaaaaatattactccctcggTCCCGGCCAAGATGACACCTTCTTTGgctgacacgagattttatgagtTATTGGTTCATATATTTAATTGGAGCGAGAAAATGTGactagttgggacaaactaaaaaaggaaaacgtgtcatcttaagtgggacgaagggagtacttgtTAAACGGTACAGAAGAAGACATAGGAAATTGTTGTGGGAAAGGATGATAATTCCATTGAATATTGCTCCCTTTAAATAGGGGCTAGAACACAATATACATGGTAAGTCTTGCACAAGAGAAAAGAATAATTCTATTCTATGAAACTTATCTGTCAATTATGTGATTGAGGTAATTGATCATAATTGTGATCTTTCCTTTCTTAACACTCCCCCTT
This sequence is a window from Salvia splendens isolate huo1 chromosome 5, SspV2, whole genome shotgun sequence. Protein-coding genes within it:
- the LOC121802087 gene encoding calcium-binding protein KRP1-like yields the protein MASIDQPNFHDFLPLMAEKLGGDGLLGELCNGFRLLMDSEKGVITFDSLKKNSAFLGLQELSDEDLYSMLKEGDFDGDGALNQMEFCVLMFRLSPELMDQSQLLLEEALMQEEGFQDFDFSF